A window of the Vigna angularis cultivar LongXiaoDou No.4 chromosome 3, ASM1680809v1, whole genome shotgun sequence genome harbors these coding sequences:
- the LOC108324756 gene encoding agamous-like MADS-box protein MADS3 isoform X1, whose product MGRGKVVLERIQNKINRQVTFSKRRNGLLKKAFELSVLCDAEIALIIFSSRGKLFQYSSTDINRIIEKYRQRCFDMSQIGDEAEHQSEQCLYQELLVLRVKYESLQRTQRNLLGEELEPLSMKELHSLEKQLDRTLAQARKHLSQKLVSRIDELRGKVCNLEQINRNLESKNIGKCTHCEDYTNQFEAGAATSLRLQQEQITSKGKEVDTRCLNDNNEWQL is encoded by the exons ATGGGAAGAGGGAAGGTGGTTCTGGAGAGAATACAGAACAAGATCAATCGCCAAGTCACCTTTTCAAAGCGCAGAAACGGTTTGCTCAAGAAAGCCTTCGAGCTATCTGTGCTATGCGATGCTGAAATCGCTCTTATCATCTTCTCCAGTCGTGGCAAGCTTTTTCAGTACAGTAGCACTGA CATTAACAGAATCATCGAGAAGTATCGTCAACGCTGCTTCGACATGTCTCAGATTGGCGACGAAGCTGAACATCAATCGGAGCAG TGCTTATATCAGGAGCTTTTGGTATTAAGAGTCAAGTATGAATCACTCCAACGAACTCAAAG GAATCTTCTGGGAGAAGAACTTGAGCCACTCAGCATGAAAGAACTGCATAGCTTAGAGAAACAACTGGATAGAACGCTTGCACAAGCTCGGAAGCACCTA TCACAGAAGCTGGTGTCAAGAATTGACGAACTACGCGGAAAG GTTTGCAACCTGGAGCAGATTAACAGAAATTTGGAGTCCAAG AACATAGGTAAATGCACTCATTGTGAAGATTATACTAATCAGTTTGAAGCTGGAGCAGCAAC TTCGTTGCGGCTTCAGCAGGAGCAAATTACTTCAAAGGGAAAAGAAGTAGACACGAGGTGTCTTAACGATAATAACGAATGGCAGCTTTGA
- the LOC108324230 gene encoding uncharacterized protein LOC108324230 — protein sequence MTSNPSLLPEIGPDGLAKEAPVISYTEKIIEAEQLQLQKYIQENYSKIRDVERELANLSLEMKLTAGPKKAALEHLRKKIETSTERIRVAKLKEEQARKVWESASQVVRDEEAMKQKLCEDLSNLVQESSNSQFARLEELKRRLEALNPSRASTNLYHDGRSAASSQDSTPQHGSSVPNAKESNEGSTESVSNQSNCQKAAARNGPNQQPHNEGEGRSKKKVNLQSKGKGIGVVTKGRSSTPGWTGAGFDVDGRT from the exons ATGACTTCGAACCCTTCACTTCTCCCTGAGATCGGACCTGACGGTCTCGCTAAAGAAGCCCCCGTCATCAGCTACACAGAGAAG ATCATCGAAGCAGAACAGCTTCAATTGCAGAA ATACATTCAAGAAAACTATTCTAAAATTCGTGATGTGGAGCGTGAGCTTGCAAATCTTTCACTGGAGATGAAACTTACAGCTGGTCCGAAAAAAGCAG CACTTGAACATTTGAGAAAGAAAATTGAGACGTCAACAGAAAGAATCCGTGTGGCCAAGCTAAAGGAAGAGCAGGCACGGAAG GTGTGGGAATCAGCCTCACAAGTAGTACGAGATGAGGAAGCAATGAAACAAAAGCTATGTGAAGACTTGAGTAATCTG GTTCAAGAAAGCAGTAACTCTCAGTTTGCTCGGCTGGAGGAATTAAAAAGAAGATTGGAAGCTTTGAATCCAAGTCGTGCATCAACTAATCTTTATCAT GATGGGAGATCGGCAGCTTCTTCTCAGGATAGTACACCCCAGCATGGTTCCTCTGTCCCCAATGCAAAGGAGTCGAATGAGGGATCAACCGAGAGCGTTTCCAACCAAAGTAATTGTCAGAAAGCTGCAGCGAGAAATGGACCTAATCAGCAGCCACATAATGAAGGCGAAGGAAGAAGTAAGAAGAAAGTCAACTTGCAATCAAAAGGGAAGGGAATTGGTGTTGTGACCAAGGGTAGATCTTCAACTCCTGGCTGGACTGGGGCTGGCTTCGATGTAGATGGCAGAACCTGA
- the LOC108325308 gene encoding probable fructokinase-7, with translation MAHVTSSGKSNDLTNDNCKGNGGPVVCFGEMLIDFVPTVGGVSLAEAPAFQKAAGGAPANVAVGIARLGGSSAFVGKVGADEFGYMLADILKRNNVDTSGIKFDPNARTALAFVTLRADGEREFLFFRNPSADMLLQESELATDLIKKAKIFHYGSISLIHEPCKSAHLAAMKIAKDSGCILSYDPNLRLALWPSAEAARNGIKSVWDQADVIKISEDEITFLTGGDDPYDDDVVLKKLFHHNLKLLIVTEGSGGCRYYTQEFKGRVAGVKVNAVDTTGAGDAFVSGIIYNLASDQSIFQNEERLRKALYFANVCGAITVTARGAIPALPTKEAVLQFAET, from the exons ATGGCCCACGTTACCTCCTCAG GTAAATCAAACGATCTCACAAATGATAACTGTAAGGGAAACGGTGGACCCGTTGTTTGCTTTGGTGAAATGTTAATAGATTTTGTGCCAACAGTGGGTGGAGTGTCACTAGCTGAAGCACCTGCTTTCCAGAAAGCTGCTGGTGGTGCTCCTGCCAATGTGGCTGTTGGCATCGCTAGGCTTGGAGGTTCATCTGCTTTTGTAGGCAAG GTTGGAGCAGATGAATTTGGGTATATGTTGGCTGATATTTTAAAGCGGAATAATGTTGACACATCTGGCATAAAGTTTGATCCTAATGCAAGAACTGCTTTAGCTTTTGTTACACTTAGAGCTGATGGCGAGCGTGAGTTTTTGTTTTTCCGAAATCCTAGTGCTGATATGCTTCTTCAAGAGTCAGAGCTTGCTACCGATCTCATAaagaag GCTAAAATATTCCATTATGGTTCCATCAGCTTGATTCACGAACCATGCAAGTCAGCTCATCTTGCTGCTATGAAAATTGCTAAAGACTCTGGTTGCATTCTCTCATATGATCCAAATTTGAGATTGGCACTATGGCCCTCTGCTGAGGCAGCTCGGAATGGCATAAAGAGTGTATGGGATCAAGCCGATGTCATAAAG ATAAGTGAGGACGAGATAACATTTTTGACTGGTGGTGATGATCCTTACGATGATGATGTTGTATTAAAAAAGCTTTTTCACCATAATCTTAAGCTTTTAATCGTTACTGAAGGGTCAGGAGGTTGTAGATATTACACACAG GAATTTAAGGGCAGGGTTGCAGGTGTTAAAGTTAATGCTGTTGACACAACTGGTGCAGGGGATGCATTTGTTAGTGGGATTATCTATAACTTAGCTTCTGACCAAAGTATTTTCCAG AATGAGGAACGTCTCCGAAAAGCTCTGTATTTTGCGAATGTATGTGGTGCCATCACTGTAACAGCGAGAGGGGCAATTCCTGCACTACCCACAAAAGAAGCTGTCCTGCAATTCGCTGAAACATAA
- the LOC108324756 gene encoding agamous-like MADS-box protein MADS3 isoform X2 — translation MGRGKVVLERIQNKINRQVTFSKRRNGLLKKAFELSVLCDAEIALIIFSSRGKLFQYSSTDINRIIEKYRQRCFDMSQIGDEAEHQSEQELLVLRVKYESLQRTQRNLLGEELEPLSMKELHSLEKQLDRTLAQARKHLSQKLVSRIDELRGKVCNLEQINRNLESKNIGKCTHCEDYTNQFEAGAATSLRLQQEQITSKGKEVDTRCLNDNNEWQL, via the exons ATGGGAAGAGGGAAGGTGGTTCTGGAGAGAATACAGAACAAGATCAATCGCCAAGTCACCTTTTCAAAGCGCAGAAACGGTTTGCTCAAGAAAGCCTTCGAGCTATCTGTGCTATGCGATGCTGAAATCGCTCTTATCATCTTCTCCAGTCGTGGCAAGCTTTTTCAGTACAGTAGCACTGA CATTAACAGAATCATCGAGAAGTATCGTCAACGCTGCTTCGACATGTCTCAGATTGGCGACGAAGCTGAACATCAATCGGAGCAG GAGCTTTTGGTATTAAGAGTCAAGTATGAATCACTCCAACGAACTCAAAG GAATCTTCTGGGAGAAGAACTTGAGCCACTCAGCATGAAAGAACTGCATAGCTTAGAGAAACAACTGGATAGAACGCTTGCACAAGCTCGGAAGCACCTA TCACAGAAGCTGGTGTCAAGAATTGACGAACTACGCGGAAAG GTTTGCAACCTGGAGCAGATTAACAGAAATTTGGAGTCCAAG AACATAGGTAAATGCACTCATTGTGAAGATTATACTAATCAGTTTGAAGCTGGAGCAGCAAC TTCGTTGCGGCTTCAGCAGGAGCAAATTACTTCAAAGGGAAAAGAAGTAGACACGAGGTGTCTTAACGATAATAACGAATGGCAGCTTTGA